A window of the Cystobacter fuscus genome harbors these coding sequences:
- a CDS encoding anthranilate synthase component I family protein, whose protein sequence is MSVVPIPPPSPLDRERFEALVVEGYNQVPLVRSVELHGARPVDVLRALPPGHRFLLESTRVSSEGRYSFVGAKPFLSFRAQGTRCEVNGEPQPGEPLATLSGLLGRWRGVRLPGMPLFCGGAVGFFAYEAAHHFESLPRRPNDELGLPDIALDFVDTFVAVDHLEDRALVVATGRDYEDCLRRLDALERVVRAVVSAGPPAPAWRLADGQTPDVPWCSNFTQEGYQRAVERVQEYIRAGDTYQVNLSQRLEVEPRLPALELYEALASISPVHFASYLEVDGFEVVSASPERLVRVEDGRAITRPIAGTRRKGTPEENARFAHELRTSEKERAEHAMLVDLERNDLGRVCAYGSVQVTKLMEIIEYAHVLHIESEVVGRLAPGVEPLDVVAAVFPGGTITGVPKIRTMQIITELEPHARGLYTGSLGYVSFTGELDLNIVIRTMVLKGGRAWVQVGAGIVHDSEPRREYQETLHKARSLLLALSARPVEDAA, encoded by the coding sequence GGACGTGCTGCGAGCCCTTCCCCCGGGGCACCGCTTCCTGCTCGAGAGCACCCGCGTCTCCAGCGAGGGCCGCTACTCCTTCGTGGGAGCGAAACCCTTCCTGTCGTTCCGGGCCCAGGGGACGCGGTGCGAGGTGAACGGCGAGCCCCAGCCGGGCGAGCCCCTGGCCACCCTGAGTGGGTTGCTGGGGCGCTGGCGGGGCGTGCGGCTGCCGGGAATGCCGCTCTTCTGCGGCGGGGCGGTGGGCTTCTTCGCCTACGAGGCCGCACACCACTTCGAATCCCTGCCGCGCCGCCCGAACGACGAGCTGGGCCTGCCGGACATCGCGCTGGATTTCGTGGACACCTTCGTGGCGGTGGACCACCTGGAGGACCGGGCGCTCGTGGTGGCCACGGGCCGTGACTACGAGGATTGCCTGCGACGTTTGGATGCGCTGGAGCGTGTCGTGCGCGCGGTCGTCTCGGCCGGGCCGCCGGCACCGGCCTGGCGCCTCGCGGACGGCCAGACGCCGGACGTGCCCTGGTGCTCCAACTTCACGCAGGAGGGCTACCAGCGCGCGGTGGAGCGCGTGCAGGAGTACATCCGCGCGGGAGATACCTACCAGGTCAATCTCTCGCAGCGGCTGGAAGTGGAGCCGAGGCTCCCCGCGCTGGAGCTGTACGAGGCCCTCGCGTCCATCAGCCCGGTGCACTTCGCCAGCTACCTGGAGGTGGATGGCTTCGAGGTGGTGAGTGCCTCGCCCGAGCGTCTGGTCCGGGTGGAGGACGGCCGGGCCATCACCCGCCCGATCGCGGGCACGCGCCGCAAGGGCACGCCGGAGGAGAACGCCCGGTTCGCGCACGAGCTGCGCACCAGCGAGAAGGAGCGGGCGGAGCACGCGATGCTGGTGGACCTGGAGCGCAACGACCTGGGGCGCGTCTGCGCCTACGGGAGCGTCCAGGTGACGAAGCTGATGGAGATCATCGAGTACGCCCACGTGCTCCACATCGAGTCCGAGGTGGTGGGTCGGCTGGCGCCGGGAGTGGAGCCGCTCGACGTGGTGGCGGCGGTGTTCCCGGGTGGCACCATCACCGGCGTGCCGAAGATCCGCACCATGCAGATCATCACCGAGCTGGAGCCCCACGCGCGGGGCCTCTACACGGGCTCGCTCGGGTACGTGAGCTTCACGGGCGAGCTGGACCTGAACATCGTCATCCGCACCATGGTGCTCAAGGGTGGCCGGGCCTGGGTGCAGGTCGGGGCGGGCATCGTCCACGACTCGGAGCCGAGGCGCGAGTACCAGGAGACGCTGCACAAGGCCCGCTCGTTGTTGCTGGCGCTGTCCGCGCGCCCGGTGGAGGACGCGGCATGA